The DNA sequence ACACgggagcgcgcacacacacatccacacacacacacacacatacatacacacacacatacatacacacatacatacatacacagacacacacacacacacacacacacacacacacacacacacacacacacacacacatacacacacacacacacacatacaacacacatacaccacacatacacacacacacacaaacacacacacaaacacacacgcatacaacacacacacacacatacaacacacacacacacacacacacatacacacacacacacctaccgtCAGACACTTGCAATAAGCCCCGCGGGTGCACAAGCACACACCTGTGCGTGcacggtgagagagagagactgttcaGTAGCTCTCtacctacaccctcacactcacacctccaACTCAACACTAGTGGCGCTACCAACCCTGCGCGACTCACTCCTGTGGCCCTCCTGTGGTCCTCCTGTGGCCCTCCTGTGGTCCTCCTGTGGTCCTCCTGTGGTCTTCCTGTGGTCCTCCTGTGGTACTGCAGTGGCCCTCCTGTGGTCCTCCTGTGGCCCTCCTATGGTCCTCCTGTGGTCCTCCTGTGGCCCACCTGTGGCCCTCCTGTGGTCCTCCTGTGGTCCTCCTGTGGCCCTCCTGTGGCCCTCCTGTGATCCTCCTCTGGCCCTTCTTTGACCATCCTGGGGCCCTTCTGTGGTCACCTTGTGGCCCTTCTGTAACCACCCTGTGGCCATTCTGTGGCCACCCTGTTTCCCTTCTGTGGCCCTTCTGAGGCGCTTCCTTTCCTCCGTTATTTTGTCTCGTGTTATTGTGTACATCTTCTTCTCTGAATAAGTTCCAGGTTTTTTATGTCGAATTTTCAACTATTCTCGACTATTTTAGATCACTTCAGAACTGCTTTTAAataattttggaaatttttttgactATTTTTAAACCATTTTTGGAATATTTCTTgattattttaaaaaaaatattgaatatgTTTTATTATTTTAAACCGTTTTGGAGTATTGTTTTGATTTTTTAAACCATTctggaatattttttttatttttaaaacattctggaatattttttttttatttttaaaccaTTCtggaatatttttttatttttaaaccaTTCTGGAATATTTTTTTGATTTTTAAACCGTTCTGGaatatttttttactattttaaATCATTCTCGAATATTTTTTGACTAAATTATCATTCCAATGAAGCGTGTGttgagtgtaataataataattattatcatcaGCATCATGGGGAGAGCGTGAAACCCGTAGGAATTAAACAGGGGGTAATTGGGGACGGATGGTAGTTCAGGCGAGTGAAGCACAGATCAGGTTCCCTGGATCAAAAGccatgtgttgcgtgtgttgcatGTATGTCGAGCTCACATGTTGTGGAGGAAGTCGGGAACTAAGGAATGTGTCACTAAAACCGAAAACCTCAAAGGGGAGAGGGGGAAATCGAAAATTTTTGGAAGGAAATGTTTTCTTACAGAAAAATAGCGCATAATTttggcaacatgttgatgtatTCAGTTTGTCTCTATCATACTTCAAAGTAtctttttttttccgaaaaatgtaattttttttttgttcttgctgtcatcaagaggacaaagttccaatttttttttctctctttttttactccatgaattacgatttttatgattgtttctttCCAAAGACACAACATAGCATCTTGTGTGTTGACTCCATGTTAGTGTTCAGAGTGAGAGCTGCTCAGTCACCTGCTGGGCGCCCCTCAACATGTAAGTTGAAACCTGGAGTGCGCTCACCATAGAGTTTTACCAAGAATTTTATTTTTCTTGGGAATAAGCTATTGACTTTTCGATGCTTATTTTGCGAGAACTACTTGATGGATTGTCATGGTTTTCGCacacattattgaggaatgatggttctattcAATGGTAACAGGGATTTACGATTGTccttactgtttttttttatttattttaccccaaaaaatccttaaaaaaaaaagataagtttaatttttttttatttttatctagAACACTGCACATCTTACCAATTTTTCAAAGTAAGCAGAGTTTTTTACCTTATAAAATTTGGCATTATTATTTTTCTTTCTATCTTTTAAGGCAAAAAAGTGTACAAACACGGTGAGTAAGTTTCAAATCCTCTTTAATACACAgtaaaaatttcattgaaattggatAATAAAAGAAAAAATCTGTATTGTTACCTCCCCCCGCCTCTTTAACAAGTACACAACGCGTTCAGTACCAGTTGTCTGTCTGCATCACGACTTGATAacgataaattaaaaaaaatctttcattttgcattattattattaacaaaaagAAGcattaaacctacaagggtcatgcagctgggctgggctgggggTTGTGCAGGGTTATATGGCAGCAAGGAGGGAGTGAAAAACGGGGAGAGTTAGAATTTCGTAAGTAAATAGTACAATAATGCCTTTACGGCCGCTACAGCCACCTCGGCTTACTATGCAGGTGTTTCAAAATGATGAACCGATTTCAAAGCAGACTGCTTTGAAATCGGTCCGTCCTTTAGGTCCATCATTTTGAAACAGcctgcatatttcatttccttcaTTTTACTGCAGACTGCGATATATATAATTAAGAGTTTATTTACAGCCATGAACCTTAAGTAAATGCTAATGCAAAGTAAACAATGTAATAATTATTGACTGACAAAATAAGTGTTAAAGTAACAGAGAATAAACGAATTGACACAAAGAccatattttattaaaaatacgGAATTTAACACTAATGTCTTGGCTCTTATTGTGCTACGTAAGACATGAATTGCAGGCTGATGCTTGATCAGGACAGTTAATAATAGAGATTGACTGATGATGCTTGGTGAATAGATGAgcacaaactataccacgggcaaggacagaacccgcggtcagagagtcatagaactacagaccgacgcgctagccattggaccagctagccacaataagagtcatccaactaggtatatttatacaccataggaaggttagcataggcaccactgtgaccacaaatgcaagtttttacagacgaatctcccgccactGTGGCCGTGACGcattctagctcaagtcccctcaaagccgtcaacatgactcacggaatcgtaatgacacgattgtaaacaaaccataccaccgagggttctatccccacccgtggtaggggttatttgcaatagtgtcattacgatttcatgagtcatgatgAGCACAACTTTCCACCTCATGACTTTCAACTTCTGtccataatgtatatatatatatatatatatatatatatatatatatatatatatatatatatatatatatatatatatatatatatatatatatatatatatatatatatatatatatatagtctgaaGTGACGGTGTTCCGCTGTAGTCTAGAATTTTATTAGCGTTACTGTTttgccgagtgtgtgtgtgtgtgtgtgtgtgtgtgtgtgtgtgtgtgtgtgtgtgtgtgtgtgtgtgtgtgtgtatgtgtgtatgtgtgtgtatgtgtgtgtgtgtactcacctaattgtactcacctaattgtggttgcaggggtcgaaactcagctcctggccccgcctcttcactgatcgctactgggtcctctctctctctgcttcctgagttttatcatacctcttcttaaaactatgtatggttcctgcctccactacttcacttgctaggctattccacttgctgacaactctatgactgaagaaatacttcctaacgtccctgtgactcgtctgagtcttcagcttccagttgtgaccccttgtccctgtgtcccctctctggaacatcctatctctgtccaccttgtctattccccgcagtatcttgtatgtcgttatcatgtctcccctgacccttctgtcctccagtgtcgtcagtcctatttcccttaacctttcctcgtacgacattcccttgagctctgggactagccttgttgcaaacctttgtactttctctaacttcttgacgtgcttgaccaggtgtgggttccagactggtgctgcatattccagtatgggcctaacatacacagtgtacagtgtcttgaacgattccttattaaggtatcggaacgctattctcaggtttgccaggcacccgtatgctgcagaagttatttggttgatgtgtgcctccggtgatgtgctcggtgttatggtcaccccaaggtctttctccctgagtgaggtctgtagtctttgtccacctagcggcctagcctatactctgtctgcggtcttctttgcccctccccaatcttcatgactttgcatttggctggattgaattcgagaagccagttactggaccacatgtccagcctgtccaggtctctttgcagtcctgcctcatcctcgtccgatttaattcttctcatcaacttcacatcatctgcgaacagggacacttcagagtctattccttccatcatgtcgttcacatatatcaaaaatagcactggtcctagaactgacccctgtgggacaccgctcgtcacaggcgcccacagtgatacctcttcacgtaccatgactcgttgctgcctccctgtcaggtattcccttatccattgcagtgccctcccttttacatgcgcctgtgtgtgtgtgtgtgtgtgtgtgtgtgtgtgtgtgtgtgtgtgtgtgtgtgtgtgtgtgtgtgtgtgtctgtgtgtatgtgtgtgtgtgtgtgtgtgtgtgtgtgtatgtgtgtgtgtgtgtgtgtgtgtatgtgtgtgtgtgtgtgtgtgtatgtgtgtatgtgtgtgtgtatgtgtgtgtgtatgtgcgtgtgtgtgtgtgtgtatgtgtgtgtgtgtgtatgtgtgtgtgtgtgtgtatgtgtgtgtatgtgtgtgtgtgtgtgtatgtgtgtgtgtgtgtgtgtgtgtgtgtgtgtgtgtgtgtgtatgtgtgtgtactcacctagttgtactcacctagttgaggttgcgggggtcgagtccgagctcctggccccgcctcttcactgatcgctactaggtcactctccctgagccgtgagctttatcatacctctgcttaaagctatgtatggatcctgcctccactacatcgcttcccaaactattccacttactgactactctgtggctgaagaaatacttcctaacatccctgtgattcatctgtgtcttcagcttccaactgtgtccccttgttactgtgtccaatctctggaacatcctgtctttgtccaccttgtcaattcctctcagtattttgtatgtcgttatcatgtcccccctatctctcctgtcctccagtgtcgtcaggttgatttcccttaacctctcctcgtaggacatacctcttagctctgggactagtcttgttgcaaacctttgcactttctctagtttcttcacgtgcttggctaggtgtgggttccaaactggtgccgcatactccaatatgggcctaacgtacacggtgtacagggtcctgaatgattgtgtgtgtgtgtgtgtgtgtgtgtgtgtgtgtgtgtgtgtgtgtgtgtgtgtgtgtgtgtgtgtgtgtgtgtgtgtgtgtgtgtgtgtgtgtgtgtgtatgtgtgtgtgtgtatgtgtgtgtgtgtgtatgtgtgtgtgtgtgtgtgtgtgtgtgtgtgtgtgtgtgtgtgtgtgtatgtgtgtgtgtgtgtgtatgtgtgtgtgtgtgtgtgtgtgtgtgtgtgtgtgtgtgtatgtgtgtgtgtgtgtgtgtgtatgtgtgtgcgtgtgtgtatgtgtgtgtgtgtgtgtgtatgtgtgtgtgtgtctgtgtgtgtgtgtgtgtgtgtgtgtgtgtgtgtgtgtgtgtgtgtgtgtgtgtgtgtgtgtgtgtgtgtgtgtgtttgtgtgtgtgtgtgtatgtgtgtgtgtgtgtgtgtgtgtgtgtgtttgtgtgtgtgtgtgtgtatgtgtgtgtttgtgtgtggctgatgtgcgcctcagaagatgtgctcagtatgatgTTCACCTCGAGCTCCTTTTCCTGGTGCGAGTTTGCAGCTTCTGAACTCTTAGGTTGTACTCCGTCTgttgtcttctttgtccttccccaagattcataactttgcactttcatgggctaaactccaggagccatttgtcagaccaggcttgcagcctgtccagattcccttCTAGGCTTGCCTGATCCTCCtccgcttgtattctcatcattaacttcacatcgtctgcgaaaagggacacctctgaatctatcctttccgtcatgtcattaacatacacgggcgcccactctgacacctcatcacgtaccgacacatgttgtttccttcctgtcaagtaCTCCCTAATCCtctgcagtactttccctgctattcccgcctgctcctctagcttttcaaccaatctcttgtgtggtactgtgtcgaaagccttcatGCTGTCCAAAAAGATGCagcctacccatccctctctctcctgttttaCTTCTGTTAGCCGTACTTGTTGTCATGAATAACTCCATTCCTCTCTAGGggcttcaccactcttctgataatcttctccacaactttacatattatacatgtcagcgattctggtctgtaatttagtgcagccTGTATGTTACCTTTCTTAAAAAATGGAaatacatttgttgtcttccacacctcaggcagattccgtttcgatagatttattgaagattgttgttagtagcacgcagtgcatctgctccctctctcaggaccccagGAGATATATCATCTGAGcgcaccgccttcgaggtatttagtacttctagcagtttcttcacctcctcggttgtgtgcagtgtggaCCCAGCACtagctggtgcaccctaccacctcgatttgctgtctccactgtgaatatctCCCTGTATCGCGAGCTGAGCTCTTCATATACTTCCTGGTCGTTTCCTTTAACCATTGTTTCCGCTGTAGGATTTTGTTATATCATTTCTGATTTGAATGTTAATTTGATTGGACGGTTCTTTTCCCTTGAGTACTGCCCAGATCTCTGAAAACTTATTAGTTGTTTCATGTCGTTTTGTTACTGCGATGATGCTTTCAATTTCTTATCTCCCCCTGTTTTCTAAGGTCTTCCCTTCTGCTtcatgaagcccatgaataatgtATCTTTCCCTTTCATctcattttgtttccttccatatCTCTGGGTCTGATTTAAGTATATCCTTGGTTGTCTTCCTTATCTCCCAGACATCCTGGTGGCCTGGTATCATTTCCTCAAGGAGCATATTtgctctctcccctctttcaatCCTCTCGCTTTCCGCTGTTGTTCCATCATCCAGCTTCTTGCTATCAGTCCTCATCTCAATATTACGCTTTAATACACGTACTTCCAGTTCCTCTGATAGTCTCTGCATCCTTGTCTCAGCAGCAAGAGCTTGTGCCTTCCTCTTCTTGTTATCTGTAAATATCCTCTCGACCATTGTGTTGCAAAACTAGCTTAGATTTTTTTCCGACTCCCGTTTCACTGTGCTCTTGATTCTTTCTGCCAATGCTTCTTGTTCAGCCCAGTCATCCCCGGTACTCTTGTTTCTTCATCCTGCCGtgtgtagtgtactcacctagttgtaatcacctagttgaggttgcaggggtcgagtccaagctcctggccccgcctcttcactggtcgctactaggtcactctccctgaaccatgagctttatcgtacctctgcttaaagctatgtatggatcctgcctccactacatcgcttcccaaactattccacttcttgactactctgtcactgaagaaatacttcctaaaatccctgtgtgtgtgtgtgtgtgtgtgtgtgtgtgtgtgtactcacctatttatactcacctatttgtggttgcaggggccgattcatagctcctggccctgcctcttcactggtcgtgtgtgtgtgtgtgtgttgcaggaggGAGCAAGGGTACCAGTGTTATTTTAGATAATCTGGTTAACAGTTGTGGGTGTGTACATGTAAGTATGGGTGTAGTGTACCTACACACAGTTCCCACACATGCGCCTGTCCCAGCTACCCTGCCCTTACTAAAACCTCTTCCTTTAACCTCCTTAATAAATCCTATATACTCTATATCCGACAATCAGCTCTCGAGGGGTGAGTGGACCCTAACTTCCAGTGGAGCAGAAAGCCTGGTGCTAATTACCTGACGTTGCTACCCAACATGGGTGATTACCGCATACGTCTGGCAAAGTATGAACGTCTCGGCTCCTCTTCCTCGCTGGGAAGATATCGTACTGAACTGAGCTCCGTAAAATCTTAGTCTGTTATTTAATCACTCACTGTTAcaccacacgtatatataaatatataccacACATCCCTCTATGTTTTCACTTTCCTGGCTGGGTGTTTGCACTTCTTTCCTTATATTGTGACACAGAACCTGCCTACCTACTAGCAACACTTCAGATGCCCGGGAATACCTACTGCCATTTTTCCactattttttttgtatgtgtgtgtgtgtgtactcacctatttgtactcacctatttgtggttgcaggggtcgattcacagctcctggcccccgcctcttcgctgattgctactaggtcctctctctccctgccccatgagctctatcatacctcgccttaaaactatgtatggttcccgcctccactacgtcactttctaggctattccacggcctgactactctatgactgaacaaatacttcctaacatccctttgattcatctgagtcttcaacttccaattatgacctcttGTGTCGGTGTCCCTTCTctagaacatcccgtctttgtccaccttgtctattccgcgcagtattttatatgtcgttatcatgtctcccctgaccctcctgtcctccagtgtcgtcaggccgatttccctcaacctttcttcgtaggacaatccccgtagctctgggactagtcttgttgcaaacctttgcactttctctaatttcttgacgtgcttgactaggtgtggattccaaactggtgctgcatactccagtatgggcctgacgtaaatggtatacagagtcttgaacgaatccttactgaggtatcggaacgctatccgtaggtttgccaggcgcccgtatgctgcagcagttatctgattgatgtgcgcctcaggagatatgctcggtgttatactcacccccagatctttttccttgagtgaggtttgcagactttggtcatctaaactatattgtgtctgcggtcttctttgcccctccccaatcttcatttgcatttggcagggttaaactcaaggagccagttgctggaccaggcttgtagcctgtccaggtctctttgtagtcctgcctgatcctcatccgctttgattcttctcattaacttcacatcatctgaaaacaaggacacttctgagtctatcccttccgttatgtcgttcacatataccaagaacagcacaggtcctaggactgacccctgtggaaccctgcttgtcacaggcgcccactctgacacctcgtcacgtaccatgactcgttgttgcctccctgtcaggtattctctgatccattgaagtgcctttcctgttatgtgtgcctgatcctctagcttttgcagtaacctcttgtgaggaactgtgtcgaaggccttcttgcagtccaaaaaaatgcagtcgatccacccctgtctctcttgtcttacttctgtcaccttgtgtgtgtgtgtgtgtgtgtgtgtactcacctatttgtactcacctatttgtggttgcaggggtcgagtcacagctcctggccccgcctcttcgctgattgctactaggtcctctctctccctgctccatgagctctatcatacctcgccttaaaactatgtatggttcctgcctccaccacatcactttctaggctattccatggcctgactactctatgactgaagaaatacttcctaacatccctttgattcatctgagtcttcaacttccaattgtgtgtgtttgtttgtgtgtgtgtgtgtgtgtgtgtgggtggtgtgtgtgtgtgtgtgtgtgtgtgtgtgtgtgtgtgtgtgtgtgtgtgtgtgtgtgtgtgtgtgtgtgtgttcaatcaCAAATCCACGTGTGTTTACATACATCGATAGACATATATGAAAATTTCAAATCCAGTCAGCTTTGGACACGCCCAGTTTTTAATAACTTGGTGTCCAATTTACCTCATTGTGATCACACACTGCACTAAAACAAATAACAACAGTTAAAATAAAATCATGAATTCTCATCTAAAAAAACAATCTCGTTGCTCGATGCTCTGGCAAACCTTGTGATCTATGACTCACACGGGTTTGGTtagcaagagtgggagaggcgAGGTGAAGAGAAGATTATGAGGTGTTTCCGCTACTTCTGCTATACTGTCTTCAGGTGCAAACTTATCCAGCACCTGTAAAGCCGCCATGAATAGGAATCCCGCTACCAGAGTCCACATCTTAAGAAAGGGATCTTGTGGCTTGGCTCGCTCCCTCTCTAGCACCTCGCAGAAGGTCACGTAGAGGATGGTACCCGCTGAGAGCCCTTGCAGGACGGTAGGGACCAGGATACCAGCGGCTGTCGTGTTCGTTGTCATGGAGACTACCAGTGTCCCTACGAGACCACCAAGCGGTGATGCTAAGGAGAAAATAATCATTGATAGGAAGAACGACATGTAGGACGCTCTGGCTTCCAGCATTTCCATTCCCATGCAGAAGCCAATGATTAGTTTGTGGGAGGAGAGAGCAGCGAAGAGCAACCAAACGTCAGATGGCTTGAAGACGAGGCCCAGTGCCAGGCCCTCCATGATGCTATGGACGGAGAGTGCCACTACTACCACGATAGCCCGCATCAGAGACAAGTTATCATCCACAGACTCTCCCGTGTCTGCAGACTCCAGTGTGTTATTGACAGAATCCTTCTCGTCCGTCAGTTTCCTGAGACACCCATTTTCCGCATCGGCATCATCTGTGGAATAATTCTTCTGTTTATCGGACGTCTCTGTGTGGACGTTCATCTCGGTGTCCTTCGCTACAGGTAGatgagagtggtggttgtggcctcGGTGGAGACAAGAGTGCATTACTATCTCCGTGACGTACATCAGGAAGAACCCGCAACAGACGATAAGCTCGGGGAGCGGGTAAGGTAACTCAGGGAAGAAGCCAGAGGAGACAGCTACCTGCAGGTAGTACCTGGTCTCAGGCAGCAGGTGCAGGAACACCGTGGCCATCAACACACCGCCACCGAAACACAGGCATCCGCTCATGAAAGTCTGCAAAAAATACAA is a window from the Cherax quadricarinatus isolate ZL_2023a chromosome 68, ASM3850222v1, whole genome shotgun sequence genome containing:
- the LOC128697744 gene encoding zinc transporter ZIP1; the protein is MLSLAETKAVVLVTMTATTLAVSLLPLLIRRLVLGRMRLSSTQTFMSGCLCFGGGVLMATVFLHLLPETRYYLQVAVSSGFFPELPYPLPELIVCCGFFLMYVTEIVMHSCLHRGHNHHSHLPVAKDTEMNVHTETSDKQKNYSTDDADAENGCLRKLTDEKDSVNNTLESADTGESVDDNLSLMRAIVVVVALSVHSIMEGLALGLVFKPSDVWLLFAALSSHKLIIGFCMGMEMLEARASYMSFFLSMIIFSLASPLGGLVGTLVVSMTTNTTAAGILVPTVLQGLSAGTILYVTFCEVLERERAKPQDPFLKMWTLVAGFLFMAALQVLDKFAPEDSIAEVAETPHNLLFTSPLPLLLTKPV